One part of the Rutidosis leptorrhynchoides isolate AG116_Rl617_1_P2 chromosome 1, CSIRO_AGI_Rlap_v1, whole genome shotgun sequence genome encodes these proteins:
- the LOC139886115 gene encoding protein WHAT'S THIS FACTOR 1 homolog, chloroplastic-like gives MANHLFKPISSATNITKSFENPYYLASHLRLMTTSKRVQDRSQQKRVHALEVAVEKQKIASKILFLLELLKHEPEHIIPIRSLDQHRRPLNLPKPHKISDFIRKSPKLYKDQRGTTWVGLTEKGEELIEEEEKLIAENEEKASEHVTRLLMMSLDKVLQLDKIAHFRRDLGFPYDFRKNWVHKYPDVFRVFKNEDEVEFLKLVSWNPSWSVTEVEKKVLGIKKQADHVPGMLALPFPMNFPPDYKKMYRYSGQIENFQKREYLSPYADAKELKAGSVEFDKRAIAVMHEVLSFMNEKRLVTDHLTHFRREFVMPQKLMRILLMHFGIFYVSERGKRFSVFLTEAYEGCELIDKSPLVIWKEKVLSLTGYRGRKKKIETFDDLSDLDDDDYLYETDSEDENTFQIDPFFKEEDTMSNVLDDLSPKYSEMEIGDIQNAYKDA, from the coding sequence ATGGCGAACCACCTTTTTAAACCAATTTCTTCTGCAACCAACATCACCAAATCATTCGAAAATCCTTACTACCTAGCATCTCATTTACGGTTAATGACAACGAGCAAACGAGTTCAAGACCGAAGCCAGCAGAAACGAGTGCACGCTCTGGAAGTTGCTGTCGAAAAGCAGAAAATTGCCTCGAAAATATTGTTTTTGTTGGAACTGTTAAAGCATGAACCTGAACATATCATACCAATTAGGTCCCTTGATCAACACAGACGTCCACTTAACTTACCAAAACCTCACAAGATATCAGACTTCATCCGAAAGTCGCCAAAGTTGTATAAGGATCAAAGAGGTACAACGTGGGTTGGATTAACGGAAAAAGGTGAAGAAttgattgaagaagaagaaaaattaatAGCAGAAAATGAAGAAAAAGCCTCTGAACATGTAACAAGGTTGTTAATGATGTCACTGGATAAGGTTCTACAATTGGATAAAATTGCTCATTTTAGAAGGGATTTAGGGTTTCCATACGATTTTAGGAAGAACTGGGTGCATAAATATCCAGACGTTTTTCGGGTTTTCAAAAATGAAGATGAAGTTGAGTTCTTGAAGCTTGTTTCATGGAACCCATCTTGGTCGGTTACTGAAGTCGAAAAAAAGGTTTTGGGTATCAAAAAACAAGCCGATCATGTTCCTGGTATGCTCGCATTACCGTTTCCTATGAATTTTCCTCCCGATTATAAGAAAATGTATAGATACAGTGGGCAAATTGAAAATTTCCAAAAAAGGGAATATCTTTCTCCTTATGCAGATGCTAAGGAGCTTAAGGCAGGATCTGTAGAGTTTGATAAACGAGCAATCGCGGTTATGCATGAGGTGTTAAGTTTTATGAACGAGAAACGATTGGTTACTGATCATTTAACTCACTTTAGGAGGGAATTTGTAATGCCTCAAAAGCTAATGAGGATATTATTGATGCATTTTGGGATTTTTTATGTTTCTGAAAGAGGGAAGAGATTTAGTGTTTTCTTAACCGAAGCTTATGAAGGTTGTGAGTTGATTGATAAATCTCCGTTGGTAATTTGGAAGGAGAAAGTTTTGAGTCTTACTGGTTATAGAGGAAGGAAGAAAAAGATTGAAACTTTTGATGATCTGTCTGAtttggatgatgatgattatttgtATGAGACTGATTCTGAGGATGAAAACACCTTTCAAATCGATCCATTTTTTAAAGAAGAGGACACAATGAGTAATGTTTTAGATGATTTGAGTCCAAAATACTCTGAAATGGAGATTGGAGATATTCAGAACGCATATAAAGATGCATAA